In Oxalobacteraceae bacterium OTU3CINTB1, the sequence GTCTTGCGGCCGCCGATGGTTTCCCAGCGCAGGCTGTTGTCCTTCTTGCTGTCGAAATCGAGGTAGCCGGTGCGGGTGTTGTCGAAATGGAGCGCGTACAGTTTCGACGACAGCGCGATCGGCATGCCGTAGTTAAGCTGCTTCGATGTCGCGCCGTAGCCGTAGTCCGCCTTGTTATACAGCGTGAAGCGGTTGCCGCGCCGGTTCATGCCGACCGCGCGCGCACCTGCGCCATACAACGCTTCGTCCTTGTCGAGCGCGAATTCGATCGCCTCCAGCACGCGCGGCGCGCCCTTGTTGATATCCTTGCTGCCGGTCGCGACGTCGTCGGTGACCTTCATGTAGCCCTTCTTTTCCGCGACCAGCTGCTTGCCCTTGTACGCGTACGAAATCTGGAACGGCGACTTGGTGACCGTGACCACCAGGCCCGGTGTCGCGTATTCGATCTTGTCTGCCTTCTCCGAGAACGAGGTGGTCACCGCCGCCGGCGCCAGCACCACCGCGTGCGAGGCCGGATCGGCCGTTTCGCCCTCGGGGATGAAGGTGGTTTCGATGATGCTGCGGGTGTAGGGCTTGATCAGGTAAACGCCGTCGCTGGTGCGCACTTCCATGAAGCCGCCATGCAGCTTGGCGCTGGCGAAGATGCGGCCGGCGTTCTGCGCCAGCGCGGACGGGGTGTGGCCGGCAAACATGGTGAATAGTGCTAATGGCAAAACGGCAAGTTTAACGAAGGGATTGCTTGTCATGTCGGTTAAAAGTCTCGTGATGTGTAATGTTCTGTTGTTTGGCTACATTTGGCGACGAAATTTGGTCCAAGGTGCGCCGTTTAGCGTTATTTTACCTTGGTATCCTTTCAATTGACACACATGGGGTGTCGTGTTATTTTGCTACAAATTTCAATAATCGGGACGCGTCGCATGAAATCTTCCAGCAGCAAGCCCATACTGTCGTTCTGGCAGCTATGGAATATGAGCTTTGGCTTTTTCGGTATCCAGTTCGGCTTCGCGCTGCAGAATGCTAACACCAGCCGGATTTTCTCCACGCTCGGCGCCAATCCCGACGATTTATCGCTGTATTGGCTGGCTGCCCCGGTCACCGGTCTGCTGGTGCAACCCATCATCGGCTACCTGAGCGACAATACCTGGCACCCGCTGTGGGGCCGCCGCCGTCCGTTCTTCTTCATCGGCGCGGTGCTGGCGTCGCTGGCGCTGTTCCTGATGCCGAATTCCTCGGCGCTGTGGATGGCGGTGATCGTGCTGTGGATGCTCGACGCCGCGATCAACGTCTCGATGGAACCGTTCCGCGCTTTTGTCGGCGACAAGCTCGGACCGTCGCAGCAGACCGCCGGCTTCGCGATGCAAACCTTCTTCATCGGCTGGGGCGCGGTGATCGCCTCGCTGCTGCCGACCATCTTTGCCGACTATCTCGGCGTGAGCAATGTGCCGGTCAACGGCGCGATACCGGACACCGTGCGCTATTCGTTCTACGCCGGCGGCGCGATTTACATGCTCGCCGTGATGTGGACCGTGCTGACGGCGAAGGAAGAACCGCCGAGCGACCTGGAAGCGTTCCGCGCCGAGCAGCAGCGCAGCCGTGGCCTGGTCCACGCGCTGACGGAGATCTTCAGCGGCTTTGGCAAAATGCCGAAGACGATGGTGCAGCTGGCGGCGGTGCAGTTCTTCACCTGGATCGGCCTGTTCGCGATGTGGATCTACACCACCAACGCCATCGGCGAAAGCGTCTACGGCACCACCGACGCGCAATCGGCCGCCTTCCAGCAGGCCGGCAACCACGTCGGCGTGATGTTCGCCGTCTACAGCGGCGTGTCCGCGCTGGCCGCGTTCATCCTGCCGGTGTTCGCGCGCCACACCAGCCGCAAGGTCGTGCACATGACTTGCCTGGCCATCGGCGGCGCGAGCCTGATCAGCCTTTTCGCGATCCAGGATCCGAACATGGCCTTCGTGCCGATGATCGGCGTCGGCATCGCTTGGGCCAGCATCTTGACCATGCCGTACGCGATCCTGGCCGGCGCGCTGCCCGCCAACCGCATGGGCTACTACATGGGCGTGTTCAATTTCTTCATCGTGATTCCGCAGATCGTCAGCGGCCTGCTGCTCGGCTTCATGACCAAGCAGGTGTTCGACGGCCACGCCGTCAAGACCCTGATGCTGGGCGGCGTGTGCATGCTGGTGGCGGCGGTTTTGACGATGTCCGTCCAGGATAACGCGGACCCCAAGGGCTGATGATGTAATATTGTTCGTGAGACAAGTATGTTGTGCGACGCGATTTGGCCGGAACAGGTACAACCGTCGCAGCGCGGTGACGCGTGATTGGGCGGAATTGCAACCCGTCGTTGTCACCCGATGTCACCAATTTGTCATTCTTATCCACCCGGAGCGAACATGAGCATTCAGACAGTCACCACCACACCTTTCCCCGGCCAGCGGCCGGGGACTTCCGGCCTGCGGAAAAAAGTCACCGTCTTCCAGCAGCCGTCCTATCTTGAGAATTTCGTGCAAAGCGTGTTCGATACGCTGGGCGATGTCGCCGGTAAGACGCTGGTGGTCGGCGGCGATGGCCGCTTCCACAACCGCGAGGCGGTGCAGGTCATCCTGCGCATGGCGGCGGCGCACGGCTTTGCCAAGGTGCTGGTGGGCCAGGGCGGCATCCTGTCGACACCCGCCGTCAGCTGCGTGATCCGCAAGCACGCGGCGCTCGGCGGCATTGTGCTGTCGGCCAGCCATAATCCGGGCGGACCGGATGGCGACTTCGGCATCAAGTACAACATCGCCAACGGCGGTCCCGCGCCGGAGAGCGTGACCGAGGCGATCTTCCAGCGCACCGAGACGCTCACCGCCTACCGCATCAGCGACGCCGCCGCCATCGACCTGAATAAAATCGGCGCCTCGCGCATCGAGCAGATGGACGTCGAAGTGATCGACTCCGTGGCCGACTACGCGGAACTGATGCAGGAGCTGTTCGATTTCGACGCCATCAAAAAACTGTTCGGCGGCGGCTTCCGCATGTGCTTTGACGGCATGTCCGCCGTCTCCGGCCCTTACGCAAAAGCGATCCTGGAAGGGATGCTGGGCGCGCCGGCCGGCACCGTCATCAACGGCGAGCCGCTGGAGGACTTCGGCGGCCACCATCCGGACCCGAACCCCGTCAACGCCGCCCAGCTGATCGAGCTGATGGCCGCCGACGACGCGCCGGATTTCGGCGCCGCCTCTGACGGCGACGGCGACCGCAACATGATCGTCGGCCGCAAGTTCGACGTCACGCCGTCGGACAGCCTGGCCGTGCTGGCCGCGAACGCGACGCTGGCGCCGGGCTACAAGGCCGGCCTGAAAGGCATCGCCCGTTCGATGCCGACGTCGCAGGCGTCGGACCGCGTGGCCGCCGCGCTGGGCATCCCGAGTTTCGAGACGCCGACCGGCTGGAAGTTCTTCGGCAACCTGCTCGACGCCGGCCAGGCGACGCTGTGCGGCGAAGAGAGCTACGGCACCGGCTCGGACCATATCCGCGAAAAGGACGGCCTGTGGGCCGTGCTGTTCTGGCTTAACCTGCTGGCCGTCACCGGCAAGTCGGTCGAGCAGCTGGTCGGCGAGCATTGGGCGCGCTTCGGCCGCAATTACTATTCGCGTCACGACTACGAGGGCGTGCCGGTCGAAGGCGCCAATGAGCTGATGGATTCGCTGCGCATCAAGCTGGCGACCTTGAAGGGCACGGACCTGGGCCACTACGTCGTCGATTTCGCCGACGATTTCGAATACACCGATCCGATCGACGGTTCGGTGTCGAAGAAGCAGGGCATCCGCATCGTCATGACCAACGGCTCGCGCATCGTGTTCCGTTTGTCGGGCACCGGTACGGAAGGGGCGACCTTGCGCGTTTATCTGGAACGCTACGAGGACGATCCTGCCATGCACCACCTGCCTACCCAGCAGGCGCTTTCCGCATTGATCTTGATCGCCGAGCAGGTCGGCGGCATTGAAGGATGGACCGGACGCGCGCGTCCGACCGTCACTACATAACTACATAGGACGACAGCATGGAATGGACGAAGTGGAGTAAACGTACGACTCTTGCAATGGCTTTGGCGATGGCCTTCGGCGCGCCGGCATTGGCCGCAGAGCCGTTGGCAAAATCGGTGGCTAAATCGCCGACACCGCCGGCGGCCGCAAAAAAACCATTCCTGTGGGAGAACGCCACAGTCTATTTCCTGCTGACGGACCGCTTCAACAACGCCTTCACCGGCAATGACCTGGCCTATGGCCGCAACGCCGACGCCGCGCCGCTGCGCGGATTCATGGGCGGCGACCTGGCCGGCATCACCAACAAGATCAACGACGGCTATTTCGACAGCCTGGGCGTGAACGCGATCTGGCTCACGCCGCCGGTGGAGCAGATCCACGAAGGCACCGACGAAGGCACCGGCAAGTCCTACGGCTTCCACGGCTACTGGGCGAAAGACTTCACCGCCGTCGACGCCAACCTGGGCACCGAAACCGATTTCCGCAATTTCGTCGAGGCCGCGCACGCGCGCGGCATCCGCGTCATCCTCGACGTGGTGATGAACCACATCGGTCCGGAGACGACGATCGACAAGGCATGGCCGCAGCAGTGGGTGCGCACCGAGCCGGCGTGCACGCACAAGGACGCGAAGACCACCATCGAATGCACCTTGGTGAAGAACCTGCCCGACGTGCGCACCGACAGCAACGAGGAGGTCGAGCTGCCGCCGCAGCTGGTGGAAAAGTGGCGTCGCGAAGGCCGCTATACGCAGGAGGTCAAGGAACTCGACGAGTTCTTCAAGCGCACCGGCTATCCGCGCGCGCCGCGTTATTACCTGATGAAGTGGCACGCCGACTGGATACGCAAGTTCGGCGTGGACGGCTTCCGCGCGGACACCGTCAAACACGTCGAGGCGGGGGTGTGGAAGGAATTGCGCACCGTGGCCGATGCCGCGTTCGAGGACTGGAAGCGCGCCAATCCGGACAAGAAGCTCGGCGACGACAAGTTCTACATGACGGCGGAAGTCTACAACTACGATATCGCCCACGGCCAGAATTACGACCTGGGTGGGCAGAGCGCGAATTACTATCAAAACGGCTTCGATAGCCTGATCAACTTCGGCCTGGTACGCGATGCGAACAAGGATTACGAGGCGCTGTTCAGCAGCTACTCGAATGCGCTGCATGGCGGCGTCTTGAACGGCTACTCGGTGCTGAACTATCTCGATTCGCACGACTACGACCAGCCGTTCGACCGCGAGCGCAAAAAGCCGTTCGAGAGCGCGACCAAGCTGCTGCTGGCGCCCGGCGCCGCGCAGATTTACTACGGTGACGAAACCGCGCGCAAGCTCGATCAGGCCGACGCGGTGGGCGATGCCAAGCTGCGGACGTTCATGAATTGGGATGAGCTGGAGCAGAACACCGCGCGCGACGGCTACAAGATCGCCGACGTGCGCGCGCACTGGAGCAAGCTGGGCCTGTTCCGCCAGGCGCACGTGGCGGTGGGGGCGGGCGTGCACCAGCAGCTGCAAGCCAAGCCGTATGTATTCAAGCGGACGTACGACAAGGGTGGGCTGCGCGACAAGGTTGTCGTGGCACTGGACCTGCCGACCGATAAGGCCAGCACGATCAATGTGCACGGCGTGTTCGCCAATGGCCAGAAGGTCAGGGACTACTATTCGGGCAAGACGGCGGTGGTCAAAGGCGGCAAAGTCGGTTTCGGCACGCGCAACGCGATCGTGCTGATCGGGCAATAACGGGGGGCTCGGGAACTCGAATCCTGTCTAAACCACGTAGGGCGGATTAGGCGGAACGCCGTAATCCGCCAATGCATGGGCCGTCGAAACGCATGCATGGCGGATTACGCTTCGCTAATCCGCCCTACGTGTCTCCACGGTGTCTAACGCGCCTGGTGGCGGCGGCGCGACGCCGCCGTGTTAACCTTCGGCCGCGTCAGCGAGCACAATGCGCGCGCCTCGCGCCGGGGAGTGCTCGCGGCGACCGCATCGTCCCACGCGCTGCTGTCGCGGCACCACGCCGCGAAGGCTTCCACCTCCAGCGGACGCGCGAACAAATACCCCTGCGCCTCGTCGCAGCCGGCCGAGCGCAGGAACGCCAGCACGTCGCCGCGCTCAACGCCTTCCGCCACCACGCGGTGTCCCAAATCCTGCGACATCGTGATCATGGTCTTGACCAGACCCTGTTGACGATAGTCGTCCTCCAGACCGAGGATGAACGACTGGTCGATCTTGACCACATTGGCGGGCATGCGCTGCAGGTACGACAGGCTGCTGTAGCCGGTGCCGAAGTCGTCGATCGCCAGGTGCACGCCGGTGCCGGCCAGCGCTTCGAGCATGGCGTTGGCCTTGACCGGCTGCTCCATGATGGCGCTTTCGGTGATCTCCAGCTCCAGGCATTCCGGCGGCAGCCCATATTGTTCCAATCCGGCGACCACACGGTCGGCCAGGTCCGGCTCCAGCAGATTGGAGGCCGAGACGTTGAGCGACAGCTGCAGCGCCAGGCCGGCCTTGCGCCATGCCTGCTGCTGGCGCAAGGCCCGGTTCAGCACCCAGGCCGTCGTCGCCTGGGCCAGGCCGGAGCGTTCGATGATGGGAATGAATTCGCCGGGACCGATCGGGCCAAGCGTCGGGTGGGTCCAGCGCAGCAACGCCTCGGCGCCGATGCATTCGCCGCTGGCGATGTCGATCCGCGGCTGGTACACCAGCCGCAGTTGATCGCGGCTGGTCAGCGCCGCCGCGAAGTCGTTGAGCAGGTCGAAGCGGCGCTGA encodes:
- a CDS encoding alpha-D-glucose phosphate-specific phosphoglucomutase translates to MSIQTVTTTPFPGQRPGTSGLRKKVTVFQQPSYLENFVQSVFDTLGDVAGKTLVVGGDGRFHNREAVQVILRMAAAHGFAKVLVGQGGILSTPAVSCVIRKHAALGGIVLSASHNPGGPDGDFGIKYNIANGGPAPESVTEAIFQRTETLTAYRISDAAAIDLNKIGASRIEQMDVEVIDSVADYAELMQELFDFDAIKKLFGGGFRMCFDGMSAVSGPYAKAILEGMLGAPAGTVINGEPLEDFGGHHPDPNPVNAAQLIELMAADDAPDFGAASDGDGDRNMIVGRKFDVTPSDSLAVLAANATLAPGYKAGLKGIARSMPTSQASDRVAAALGIPSFETPTGWKFFGNLLDAGQATLCGEESYGTGSDHIREKDGLWAVLFWLNLLAVTGKSVEQLVGEHWARFGRNYYSRHDYEGVPVEGANELMDSLRIKLATLKGTDLGHYVVDFADDFEYTDPIDGSVSKKQGIRIVMTNGSRIVFRLSGTGTEGATLRVYLERYEDDPAMHHLPTQQALSALILIAEQVGGIEGWTGRARPTVTT
- a CDS encoding alpha-amylase family glycosyl hydrolase is translated as MALAMAFGAPALAAEPLAKSVAKSPTPPAAAKKPFLWENATVYFLLTDRFNNAFTGNDLAYGRNADAAPLRGFMGGDLAGITNKINDGYFDSLGVNAIWLTPPVEQIHEGTDEGTGKSYGFHGYWAKDFTAVDANLGTETDFRNFVEAAHARGIRVILDVVMNHIGPETTIDKAWPQQWVRTEPACTHKDAKTTIECTLVKNLPDVRTDSNEEVELPPQLVEKWRREGRYTQEVKELDEFFKRTGYPRAPRYYLMKWHADWIRKFGVDGFRADTVKHVEAGVWKELRTVADAAFEDWKRANPDKKLGDDKFYMTAEVYNYDIAHGQNYDLGGQSANYYQNGFDSLINFGLVRDANKDYEALFSSYSNALHGGVLNGYSVLNYLDSHDYDQPFDRERKKPFESATKLLLAPGAAQIYYGDETARKLDQADAVGDAKLRTFMNWDELEQNTARDGYKIADVRAHWSKLGLFRQAHVAVGAGVHQQLQAKPYVFKRTYDKGGLRDKVVVALDLPTDKASTINVHGVFANGQKVRDYYSGKTAVVKGGKVGFGTRNAIVLIGQ
- a CDS encoding MFS transporter — protein: MKSSSSKPILSFWQLWNMSFGFFGIQFGFALQNANTSRIFSTLGANPDDLSLYWLAAPVTGLLVQPIIGYLSDNTWHPLWGRRRPFFFIGAVLASLALFLMPNSSALWMAVIVLWMLDAAINVSMEPFRAFVGDKLGPSQQTAGFAMQTFFIGWGAVIASLLPTIFADYLGVSNVPVNGAIPDTVRYSFYAGGAIYMLAVMWTVLTAKEEPPSDLEAFRAEQQRSRGLVHALTEIFSGFGKMPKTMVQLAAVQFFTWIGLFAMWIYTTNAIGESVYGTTDAQSAAFQQAGNHVGVMFAVYSGVSALAAFILPVFARHTSRKVVHMTCLAIGGASLISLFAIQDPNMAFVPMIGVGIAWASILTMPYAILAGALPANRMGYYMGVFNFFIVIPQIVSGLLLGFMTKQVFDGHAVKTLMLGGVCMLVAAVLTMSVQDNADPKG